A stretch of DNA from uncultured Fibrobacter sp.:
TACGATGCGTCGATGTCGGCGTTAATATGCAGATCGTAGCCGGGGTAGGCTTCGCCGATTTCCTTGTAAAGGATGTCGAGGCCTTCCTGCGGCTTGATTTCAAAATTCATGACTACGTCGAAACGGATTGCCTTTTCTTCGAAGTTTACGTAAAAGCCGTGGAGCTGCAAAGCCCATTCATGTGCTTTTACAAGCTTCAAAATGTTGCTGCGGATTTCGGCAGATTTGTCGTTCTTGGTGTTGTATGAATAAACGCCCACGCCCGTCAGAAGTACGCCGGTTTCCTTGTGTACGCGTGCCTGCACCCTGCGGGTGAGTTCGTCGAGTTCTTCGACGGTCATGGTGTCGGGGAGTTCCAGGTGCACGGAACCGAGGAACTTGTCCGGGCCGTAATTGTTGAGAATGACATCGTAGGCGCCGTGGACTTGCGGTTCTTCGGTGAGCAACTTCTTGATTTTCTTGACCAGGTCGCCGTCGGCGCGCTTGCCCAGAATGTCGTCCAGGGTTTCGATGAGCATGCCGATGCCCGACTTGATGATGAATCCGGAAATCACGAGACCCACGTAGGCTTCAAGGGAAATTTCCGTGAGAACGAAGACGATGGCCGAGGCCAGCACCGAAAGGGAGAGGATGGCGTCGAACAGCGCGTCTGCGCCCGATGCCACGAGAGCGCCCGAGTTCACGCGTTCGCCCTGGCTTTTCACAAATTTGCCGAGCACGAGTTTCACCACCACCGCCGAGGCGATAATCACCAGCGAAACCGTGGAGTAGTCCGCTGCTTCGGGGTGAATGATTTTCTTGACGGATTCCACTGCCGAAGTTCCGCCGGCGTAGAGCACGATTGCCGCGACCACCATGGCGCTCAGGTATTCGATTCGCCCGTAGCCGAGCGGATGTTTTTTGTCGGGCAACTTGTTTGAAAGCTTTGCGCCCACAATCGTAATGACCGAGGAGAGTGCATCGGAAAGGTTGTTCACCGCGTCGAGTGTCACGGCAATAGAGTTGGTCGCAAAGCCGACGAATGCCTTGAACGCCGACAGCACGATGTTTGCTGCAATGCCGATGATGCTTGTTCGGACAATGACCTTTTGGCGGTTTTCCGTTTCGTTCATAATGATTCCTGTTTTACTCGACTTTCTTCAATACCCTGCACGGATTTCCGACGGCAACGACGCCTGCGGGGATGTCGCGGGTCACGACGCTGCCCGCCCCGATGACGCTCCCTTCGCCGATGGTAACGCCCGCGCAGATGGTGACGTTGCCTGCAATCCAGCAGTTATTCCCGATGGTGATGGGCTTCGCGTATTCGTTGTCTGTAAGTGTTCCGTCGGGTTTCTTGAACATGTTGCGTTCCTGCCAGCGGAGCGGATGCAGGGGAGTGTAGATGGCAACATTCGGGCCGAAAAAGACGTTCTTGCCGATGGTGACCGGTGCGCAGTCGAGAACGGTGAAGTTGAAGTTCGCGTAGGTGTTTTCGCCGATTTGCGTATTCACGCCGTAGTCGAAGAAAATTGGGCCCTGCAGGTACACGCCTGGCTCGCGCTTTACAAACAGTTTGTCCAAGATGCTTTCGCGCTCGTCGTCCGTCTCGTCGAGGTTGTTGTACTGGCGGCACAGGGAATGCGCGGTCTGGCGCAGTCTTACGAGTTCAGCGTCGGAGGGGTCGTAAAGCTCGCCCGCGAGCATCTTTTCTTTTTCGGTCATGCTTTAACTCTTAGCGGATAAAGTTCGTGAACACCTTCTTCTCGGCGACAGGCTGCGAAACGCCCGCCTGCTTGCCTGCTTCGATGCTCTTAAGGAGCCATGCCATGTTGCGACCGAGTTCACGCATGATCTGCACGCCTTCTTCGTCCTTGAGCACATCTTCGGGGCTGGAACCGTGGACCATGTTCCAGTAGCGCGATGCCACGAGGGGTTGCTGCGCGAATGCGGGGTACTTGTTCAGCGCGTCGAGAGTGGCGCTGGTGCCTGCGCGGCGTGCCGATGCGACCGTGGCGGCGGGCTTGAAAAGGAGTTCCGCTTCGGCGAGGCCGTAGAGCCTGTCGAGGAACATCAGCATTTCGCCGCTGGGGGAGGCGTAGTAGACCGGCGAGCCGTAGACCACGGCGTCGGCGGATTTCAAGATTTCCTTGGCTTCGTGGACAACGGCATCCGTTTCGCCCTTGAGCACGCGGCCCCCGACAAAGAAAATTTCGGTTTCGATGCCCGCGGCGTTGAGCTCGCCCGCGACAATGTTCAGGGCGGTGTAGGTGCAGCCCTTTTCGCGACGGCTGCCATTAAACAAGACAACTTTCATGATAAACTCCGGTGTTAGATTCGGAAACGGTCGATTTCTTCTTTTGTCAACTCACTCATCGGTTTCCCGACTTTTTCTGCGTAACGCGACAATTCCAGCAGGTTGACATGCATTGAAGGCGCGTCCTTGTATGGGTCAGGAACCGCCTTGTAGGCTTCCATGGATTCCGCGAGGATTACGGGTCCTTTAGTTCCATTCATAGGTGTATGTCTCCAATAGTTGTTTTGCCGCTTTTTCGTTCACGAAAAATTGGTATTCGTGCAAAGCGCCCAGGAATACTGCGCCTAGTATTTCAATATAGTGTTTTAAGAGCTTTTTGTTAAGGGCAAAACCGTGAATAGCGCCCTCATAGCCCCATTGGATGGATTTATCCGCCGCGATTGCAAAAAGATGCCCGCCAACCCCAGTGTATTTTTGCGATCCGTTCAGAAGTTTGTTGTTATGGGGAGCCGTACATGCCCAGTGAATATAGGCAGCGATGGAATTTTTGTCGTTTTTTACCCCGACAAGTCCCTGGATTTCGTTGTTTTCTTTCAGGGCGAGGGCGAAAACCTCGACATTATTGGGAATATCAATCCAGTTGATTCCCCATCCGTTCTTTTCGTTGAATTTCTTGAGAAAAGAGCGGCTTTCTATCTTGAAGACCACTGTTTCCTTGATTTCCCCGGTTTCGGTATCCTTGAGGCAGGGAACAATTTCGTCAAGCCAAATGCCGACACCACCAATTTTTACATCATTCATATTTACCTCCGACCGCCTACATGCGAAAAAGGCGGCTGTTTTAGTGTGCCCTGCAAATATAAAATTCTTCAATGTCAGAATATGACGCTTTTAGATTTTGCGGGAAATTTTTATTTGAAACTGGTCGAAATTGACGCAAAAACTGCAAATCAATTATTGATAGGTAAATTGAAATTTTGAAATCACAAAATGTGATTTCAAGTTGGGTTTGGGGATGGTTTTCGTGGAAAAGATGAGTACTAGCCAAATTAGGCATAAAAATGTTATATTGCCATTAAGCAATATGATGTACCCCTTCATGACATTAGACGATAATGCTGAAATTGTCCATTCCGAAATGGGCAAGGATGGCCGTGTCAAGGTGTACATTGAAAAACCCGATGCAAAAAACGGTTTTCATCGGGCAACATGCTATTTACCCACTTATACTTGGGAAGATATATTCGGTTTTTCAGATGAGGAAATCGATCGCTATAAGAAGGTGATTGAATCAACGGCTCATTTGATAATGGAATTTTCTCAGAAAGGTGGGTTTAGCAATGCCGCTCAGAATGTTGAAAACGGCATGGATGCTCTATGGGTTTCTGATAAGTGGAACAATGAAAAGAATGAAGAAATACTAAAAGAGCATCTGCGAACGCCTTACAAGGGAAATGTCCCTTAATTCGTGAGTCGCTGAATCACAAATTACGGAAAATGGGCGTTCTCGCACATCTTTTCAATTTCATCGAAAAAACGTTTGGTGGCATCGGCATTTGCCTTGCGGGCGTCTTCGGCAGCTTCCCTCATAATTTGGGCAAGCATTTCATCGGTCGGATCTTCCAAGTCCGTCAATCTATAAGAATCAATGCTTTTTGTCGTTGTCATAGGGACTCCTTGGTGCCTTATCGCAGATAATATACATATTTCTGTGCAAAAGCGCAAGTTTAGGGTGGTTTGGCGTCAAAAATACGTCTGTATTCATGCGAAAATCCACAAATTTGCGCGACATTGTCTCGCAAATTGCAGAAAATGGGCGGTTGGGCTCTATTATACCCCTTTTATATAGTTTTTGTCCGAAAGTAAATTATCTTTTGTTGTATAATGCAACGAAAAGAACTAGAAAATATTGAATATAGAATTGATGCGCTGGAATGTTCTCGATATGCCGAAGTTCTTTCGAAAGAGGTGGAGGCTCCAACCTTCCCTTTTTGCCTATTCCAAAAAATTGCAGAAAAGGAAAAAGATCCTTTCAAAAGTAAAATTTTGTGGTTGCTTTCTGATATTCTTTCTTTAGGATTGGATTGCGAAACAAACGAATTTATACCATATTTTTTCTTTCGATTAGAGAATCTGAATGAAAGTGATGTAGAATTCCTTATTGTTTTTCTCAACAAAATTGATGATCCATATATCAAATCAAGGATTGCGGACGTATTGTTTTGCAAAACAAAGCAATTCCAGCCTTATCTAAGCATGGCAATAGATGCGTATATGGAAATGCCGATAGGTTCAAAAAATTGGAACCTATATATGCAAGATGCATGGCAGAGGGCTCTTTTTCTCGTTAAAACTCGATGTAAAAAGCGATTAGGCGAATTTAAAAGCCTGTTCGTTGAGTTTGTCATAAAGACATCGAATAAAAATATTGAACCTCTTATGTGGGCTCTAGTAAATGTTTTTGATGCTAATGATTTAAAGACTCATTCAGCTGCGTTAGATAATTGTGTAAAAATCATTCGTTATTACATACCTAGAATAGCGTTTTCAGTAATCGGCTCTTGGAGTAAAGCAATAGACAAAATAGCCGAAGTAGATCAAAATATAGCAGATTCTCTTTATGAGGAATTGATTAACGACCGTTTACCCTATTTTGCTAACGAAATTAAGAGTGGTTTCTTTGTCCGAGCTCACGAAATAAATCAATTATTTCCGTTACTAGGAAAAATGTCGAAAAATAAACGGGCTGAATTTCAGGACAAAGAACAATGGATGATCAAAAAATCGAGAGAACTTTATCAAAAAGCTATGCAATTTGAAGGCAAACGTTATAGTGAATATGCTAATCTAGAACGAAGAGAAAAAATGGAAAAATTTTTATCCAAGTGTAATCCTGCATTGCTGTTTGTAACCTTGCTTAAAGTGATGAAATTTGACAAGAAAACATTTGAATCCATAATTAAATCTAGCTCAGACTTAAAGAATGGATTGACTTTTGCTATAGAATCTCCAATGAATGTTCTGAATGAAGATGGTGGTATTGTATCTTCCAATCGTGAGCAATCCAATAAAGATTTGTTTGAAAAAGATTGTATCGCCAAAGAATTTCAAAAATATGTGTTCAAACAAAGTACAGAATGCCTTGAGCCCATTTTTAAAGAATTAACAAAGCAATGTAGCCTCTCTTACAAAGATGCCATTGATCAATTGTTGACACATTCCAGCTATTTAACTGAAACAAACGTATCTGCATTTGCTAGAGGCTGGGTGTACGGGTGTCAAGGAGATCTTTTCACTGCTTTACATTTGATGGTGCCCCATTTTGATCGACTTTTGACTGATTTATTAAAAGTAAATGACGTCCCAGTTATGGGAAAAAATAAAGAAACAAATGAAGATTTCGAGAAAAGTCCAAAGAAATTTTTAGATACAAACGAGGCTATTAAGATTTTAGGCGAAGAAACAGCTTTTCAAATAAAAATGCTCTTTTATAGTGAACTCGGCTTTGATTATAGAAATAGAATTGCTCATGGACGCATAACTAGCGACTCTTATGAGCAACCTTATATATGGGCTTTTATATTAAAATTCTTACTTGATAAAGCTGGTTTGTAAGTAGTTCAACCTATAAAATATCGCTTTTGCCTAAATTGCATTTAGAACAAAGTGTCTGTAAATTTTCAGGGACGGTTTCTCCGCCTTTTGACCAAGGTATTATATGGTCAACATGCAATTCAACAGAGGGGTCTTTTGCGGGTGACGCTCCACATGCACAGCATTTAAAATGATCCCTTTGCAATACCAAAAATCTTAATCTAGCATTTATAGTTCTTGATGTGGTGTGCTTGTTTTGAGAAGAAATTTTATTCTTTTCATGTTGAGATAATTTTGTTTCTTCTTCTAATTCGGGGGCGTCTGGGGTATCGCCTTGGTCGATTTCATCGGTATTATTTGCGTATTTTACAAAGGCTTCTAACGCTTTTCGCCAACTTCCAAAACGACGCTTAAACACATCTATTGAGTATTTGCAGATTTTCGATTTTGTAAAATCAGTTGTGGTTGGTTGCCTTCCCAATAGAATCCAAATTCTTTCGATTTCATCAAAACATTGCTGTTCTGTAATTTTGTCTTTTGAAAAACCTGTTCCTTCTAATCCTGCTTTAGTTAGTGCTGTATTCCAAGTTCCAAATCGACGAAAAATATAAGTGACGGCGTATTTCCCATATTTTTTGTAATCTTCGTAAGTGACCGTTTTTTTGTTAGTTTTCTTGGCAACATTTAATAAATCATCAAAATACATTTGATCTGGAATTATCTTGTATTCGTCTTTGTTTCGTTCGGCTCTTAAACCAGCCTTTTTCAAAGCATTTTTCCAAGTACCGAAATGATTTTGTATTGTGTTTAGAGAATGTTTTCCTGTTTTTCTGTATTCTGAAATGGAAATCCAATCTCGTCCTAATTGATTGGAAACCCGCTTTATGTCTTGAATTATCTCTTCATCTGATAATTCTCGTTTAATTTCATTTAATACAAATTTCATTTTAGTTGGCTTGAAAAATGGAGTATGTTTATTTGGAAATATACTTTTATTTGAATGTTTTGGTAAACATTCTAAAGTGAACCTGGCTAAATAAGCCAGATGTTGCGGGCTGGCGTCTGAAGCCCGCAAGAAGGGGTAGCGCAAGACCCGGCTAGGGTGGGTGTAAAAAGGAGAAGCCCGCTCGGAGGCGGGCTTGACACTTTGGGTGGGGCCGGGGCTGAAGCGAGGGGAAGGCTTTCCCCTCTTCCAACCACCTTACTTCTTCACATGCCTGTGGTACTCCTGTAAACTACAAACCTCGAATCTTCCGAAGTCGTGCTTGTCCATGAGGCCTTCTACGGTGGAGGTGAGGGCGGCGATGGTCGTGGTGATGGGAATGCCGGAGACCACAGCCTTGGAACGCATCTGGATTTCGTCCACCATGGCTTCGGCACCGTTTTCGGTGGTGTTCACGATCCACTGCACTTCCTTGTCGTGGATGAGGTCCAGCAGGTTCGGGCGGCCACGGGAGATGCGGAACACGGCGCGGGTCTTGATGCCTTCGTTGTAGAGCATGGTGGAGGTGCCGCGGGTGGCGTACAGTTCGTATCCGAGGTTCACGAGCTGGCGAATGAGCGGGACGGCCTTCTGCTTGTCTTCGTCCTTGAGCGAGACGAAGATGTTGCCCTGGCTCGGGACCTTGTTGCCCGATGCCAGCTGGCTCTTGAGGTAGGCAAGGCCGCGGTCGCGATCGATGCTCATGACTTCGCCGGTAGATTTCATTTCCGGAGAGAGCGTGATGTCCACACCCGGGAACTTGACGAACGGGAAAACGGCTTCCTTGACGCTCACGTAAGGCACGTGGACTTCTTCGGTGAAACCGATTTGTTCGAGAGTTTCGCCGAGCATGCAGCGGCTTGCATAACTTGCGAGCGGGACGCCGATGGACTTGGACACGAACGGCACGGTGCGGGAGGCGCGCGGGTTCACTTCGATCATGTAGAGTTCGCCGTCCTTCACGGCGAGCTGCATGTTCATGAGGCCGCAAACGTGGAGTTCCTTCGCGAATTCCTTGGCGTAGGCGCGGACCTTGTCCTGGATTTCCTTGGAGAGCGTCATGGGCGGGATGACGCTGGCGGAGTCGCCGGAGTGGATGCCTGCGGGTTCCACGTGTTCCATAATGGCGCCCACCACGGTGTGCTTGCCGTCGCTGATGCAGTCCACGTCAAGTTCGGTAGCGTCTTCCAAGAAGCGGTCGATGAGGATGGGCTTGCCTTCGCCAATGGCGGCAGCTTCTTCTACGAACTTGCGGAGGTATTTTTCCTTATAGACAATCACCATGCCGCGGCCGCCGAGAACGAAGCTCGGGCGCACAAAAACGGGGTAGCCGATTTTCTCGACGATGGCGAGGGCTTCTTCCACGTTGTGGGCGATGCCGCTTTCGGCCTGCTTGATGCCGACCTTGTCAACCAGCTGCTTGAAGAAGTCGCGGTCTTCGGCGAGGTCGATGTCTTCGGGGCTCGTGCCGACGACGTTTGCACCGGCCTTCTTGAGGCGCATGGCGAGGTTCAGCGGAGTCTGGCCACCGAATTGCACGATGACGCCCGCGCACTTTTCGCGTTCGTAAATGCCCATCACGTCTTCGAGCGTGAGCGGTTCAAAGTAGAGCTTGTCCGAAGTATCATAGTCGGTGGAAACCGTTTCGGGGTTGGAGTTCACCATGATGACTTCGTAGCCTTCGCGGCGCAGCGTAAAGGCGGCGTGGCAGCAGCAGTAGTCGAATTCGATACCCTGACCGATTCGGTTCGGGCCGCCGCCGAGCACCATGATGCGTTTCTTGTGACCGTGACCCGGAATTTCGCGGACGGGTTCGGAATTTTCGGCCCAGCAGCTGTAATAATACGGCGTGATGGCTTCGAATTCGCCAGCGCAGGTATCGACGGAGTAGTAGCTCGGAACGAGGCCAATCTGCTTGCGCACCGCCATGACTTCTTCGGGAGTCTTGTGGAACAGGTAACCAATCTGGATATCGCTGTAGCCCAGTTCCTTGGCCTGGCGGAAGAGCGGCAAATCCTTCGCAAGGTTTTCGAGAGAGCCTGCAGAAAGAATTTCGTCTTCGTAAAGGGCGAGTTCTTCAAGATGACGCAAGAAGTATCGGTCAATTTTCGTGATTTCGTACAACTTCTCGACACCCCACTTGCGGCGCAATGCTTCGTGCAGCACGAAGATGCGTTCGGCACTCGGGCGGGCAACTTCCTTGGCGAGCGTTTCGTCGTCGTATTCCTTGAACTTTTCGCACTTGGCGCAGGCGCCGAATCCGCCGAATCCCGTTTCGAGGGAGCGGAGAGCCTTCTGCATGGCCTGCTTGAAGTTCGTACCGATGGCCATGGCTTCGCCCACAGACTTCATCTGGGTGCCGAGCGTGGAATCTGCCTTCGGGAACTTTTCGAAGGTGAAGCGCGGAACCTTCACGACAACGTAGTCAAGCGCCGGCTCAAAGCAGCTCGGGGTCGTTTGCGTAATGTCGTTGCGGAGTTCGTCGAGGGTGTAGCCCACGGCGAGGAGGGCTGCAATCTTTGCGATGGGGAAGCCCGTTGCCTTGGAAGCAAGAGCAGAAGAACGGCTCACGCGGGGGTTCATTTCGATGATGATGCGGCGACCGGTCTTGGGTTCGATTGCCCACTGAACGTTGGATCCGCCGGTTTCCACGCCGATGGCTTCCATGACCTTCAGGGAGTCGTCGCGCATGGCCTGGTACGCGCGGTCATCGAGGCTCTGGATCGGGGCGACCGTGATGGAGTCGCCGGTGTGCACGCCCATGGGGTCCAGGTTTTCGATGGAACACACGATAACGGCGTTGCCCTTCTTGTCGCGCATGACTTCCATTTCGAATTCTTTCCAGCCGAGGAGCGATTCTTCGATAAGGACTTCGTTGTTGAGCGAGGCGTCAAGACCGCGGTTCACGATGGTCTCGAATTCTTCGGGATTGTGGGCGATACCGCCGCCGGTGCCGCCGAGGGTAAAGCCCGGACGGATAATCAGCGGCCAGCTTCCGATGGTGTGGGCGATAGCGGTCGCCTCAGACATGGAGTGCGCCGAACCGGAGCGGGGGAGGTCCAGCCCAATTTTGAGCATGGCTTCCTTGAACAGGTGACGGTCTTCGGCGCGCTGGATAGATTCAGCCTTCGCACCGATGAGCTCCACCTGGTAGCGGTCCAAAATGCCGCGCTCGTTCAGTTCCATCGCGAGGTTCAAGGCGGTCTGGCCACCGAGTGTGGGGAGCAAGGCGTCCGGGCGTTCGCGGCGGATGATTTCGTGCAGAATATCGACGCTCAGCGGTTCAATGTAGGTGCGGTCGGCCATTTCGGGGTCGGTCATGATGGTGGCCGGGTTGGAGTTCACGAGCACCACTTCGTAGCCTTCGCGGCGCAGCACCTTACAGGCCTGCACGCCGGAGTAGTCGAATTCGCAGCCCTGGCCAATCACAATCGGGCCAGAACCAATGAGCATAATCTTCTTGATGTCGGTACGCTTAGGCATTCTTCTTGCCTCCATTCACATTCTTCTGCGCGGCTTTTGCGGTCGCGGTTTTTGTTTTGCTATTCTTCTGTTCTTGCACATGCGAAGCGTGTGCCGTTTCGTTCAATTTTTTGAACGAAACATTTTTCTTGTTTAGTGCCGCCTTTACGAGTCCGCTAAACAGCGGATGCGGCGCGGTGGGCCTGCTCTTGAATTCCGGGTGGAATTGGCAGGCTTCAAAGTAGGGGTGGTTCTTGATTTCCACCATTTCTACGAGCTTGCCGTCGGGCGATGTACCGGCGATCTTGAGCCCCGCCTTTTCCAAGGCGACGCGGAATTCGCTGTTGTAGTTGAATTCGTAGCGGTGACGATGGCGTTCGCTAATCTTTTCGCTCTTGTAAAGCTTTGCCGCGTTGGAATCCTTCATGAGCTTGCACGGGTAAGCGCCGAGGCGCATGGTGCCGCCCTTTTCGGTGACGTTCTTCTGTTCGTCCATCAGGTCGATGACCGGGTGGGCCGTCTTTTCGTCGAATTCCGTGGAGTTGGCGTCTTTCCAGCCGAGTACGTTGCGTGCAAATTCAATCACGCAGCACTGCATACCGAGGCAGATGCCCAGCAGCGGAACCTTGTGTTCGCGGGCGTACTTGATGGCAACGCACTTGCCGTTCACGCCGCGGCTACCGAATCCTCCCGGAATCAGAATGCCGTCAGCGTTCTTGATGAGGTTCGGATTCTTTTCCAGCTCTTCGGCCTCGATGCATTCCACCTTCACCTTGGCGTTGTGTTCCATGCCGGCATGCTGCAAGGCTTCGTGCACGGACTTGTAGGCGTCGCGGATGGCGATGTACTTGCCCACCAGCGCAATGGTGCATTCGTACTTGGGCTGGGTGGCCTTCTTGACAAGCTTGTCCCATTCGGAGTGGATGATGGGGTGTACGCTCAAGTGGAGCTGTTCAAGAACGCGGAGGTCGAGTTCCTGCTTGGAAAGTTCGCGGGGCACGGCGTATACAGAATCCGTCACGTCCTTTTCTTCGATGACGCATTCGGGTTTTACGTTGCAGAAGAGCGCAAGTTTGTCCAAGTGATCCTGCGGAATCGTCATTTCGGTACGGCACACGAGAATGTCCGGGAAGATACCGATGTTGCGGAGTTCGGCAACCGAGTGCTG
This window harbors:
- a CDS encoding HNH endonuclease; its protein translation is MKFVLNEIKRELSDEEIIQDIKRVSNQLGRDWISISEYRKTGKHSLNTIQNHFGTWKNALKKAGLRAERNKDEYKIIPDQMYFDDLLNVAKKTNKKTVTYEDYKKYGKYAVTYIFRRFGTWNTALTKAGLEGTGFSKDKITEQQCFDEIERIWILLGRQPTTTDFTKSKICKYSIDVFKRRFGSWRKALEAFVKYANNTDEIDQGDTPDAPELEEETKLSQHEKNKISSQNKHTTSRTINARLRFLVLQRDHFKCCACGASPAKDPSVELHVDHIIPWSKGGETVPENLQTLCSKCNLGKSDIL
- the carB gene encoding carbamoyl-phosphate synthase large subunit, producing MPKRTDIKKIMLIGSGPIVIGQGCEFDYSGVQACKVLRREGYEVVLVNSNPATIMTDPEMADRTYIEPLSVDILHEIIRRERPDALLPTLGGQTALNLAMELNERGILDRYQVELIGAKAESIQRAEDRHLFKEAMLKIGLDLPRSGSAHSMSEATAIAHTIGSWPLIIRPGFTLGGTGGGIAHNPEEFETIVNRGLDASLNNEVLIEESLLGWKEFEMEVMRDKKGNAVIVCSIENLDPMGVHTGDSITVAPIQSLDDRAYQAMRDDSLKVMEAIGVETGGSNVQWAIEPKTGRRIIIEMNPRVSRSSALASKATGFPIAKIAALLAVGYTLDELRNDITQTTPSCFEPALDYVVVKVPRFTFEKFPKADSTLGTQMKSVGEAMAIGTNFKQAMQKALRSLETGFGGFGACAKCEKFKEYDDETLAKEVARPSAERIFVLHEALRRKWGVEKLYEITKIDRYFLRHLEELALYEDEILSAGSLENLAKDLPLFRQAKELGYSDIQIGYLFHKTPEEVMAVRKQIGLVPSYYSVDTCAGEFEAITPYYYSCWAENSEPVREIPGHGHKKRIMVLGGGPNRIGQGIEFDYCCCHAAFTLRREGYEVIMVNSNPETVSTDYDTSDKLYFEPLTLEDVMGIYEREKCAGVIVQFGGQTPLNLAMRLKKAGANVVGTSPEDIDLAEDRDFFKQLVDKVGIKQAESGIAHNVEEALAIVEKIGYPVFVRPSFVLGGRGMVIVYKEKYLRKFVEEAAAIGEGKPILIDRFLEDATELDVDCISDGKHTVVGAIMEHVEPAGIHSGDSASVIPPMTLSKEIQDKVRAYAKEFAKELHVCGLMNMQLAVKDGELYMIEVNPRASRTVPFVSKSIGVPLASYASRCMLGETLEQIGFTEEVHVPYVSVKEAVFPFVKFPGVDITLSPEMKSTGEVMSIDRDRGLAYLKSQLASGNKVPSQGNIFVSLKDEDKQKAVPLIRQLVNLGYELYATRGTSTMLYNEGIKTRAVFRISRGRPNLLDLIHDKEVQWIVNTTENGAEAMVDEIQMRSKAVVSGIPITTTIAALTSTVEGLMDKHDFGRFEVCSLQEYHRHVKK
- a CDS encoding DUF4209 domain-containing protein, whose product is MQRKELENIEYRIDALECSRYAEVLSKEVEAPTFPFCLFQKIAEKEKDPFKSKILWLLSDILSLGLDCETNEFIPYFFFRLENLNESDVEFLIVFLNKIDDPYIKSRIADVLFCKTKQFQPYLSMAIDAYMEMPIGSKNWNLYMQDAWQRALFLVKTRCKKRLGEFKSLFVEFVIKTSNKNIEPLMWALVNVFDANDLKTHSAALDNCVKIIRYYIPRIAFSVIGSWSKAIDKIAEVDQNIADSLYEELINDRLPYFANEIKSGFFVRAHEINQLFPLLGKMSKNKRAEFQDKEQWMIKKSRELYQKAMQFEGKRYSEYANLERREKMEKFLSKCNPALLFVTLLKVMKFDKKTFESIIKSSSDLKNGLTFAIESPMNVLNEDGGIVSSNREQSNKDLFEKDCIAKEFQKYVFKQSTECLEPIFKELTKQCSLSYKDAIDQLLTHSSYLTETNVSAFARGWVYGCQGDLFTALHLMVPHFDRLLTDLLKVNDVPVMGKNKETNEDFEKSPKKFLDTNEAIKILGEETAFQIKMLFYSELGFDYRNRIAHGRITSDSYEQPYIWAFILKFLLDKAGL
- a CDS encoding flavodoxin family protein, with product MKVVLFNGSRREKGCTYTALNIVAGELNAAGIETEIFFVGGRVLKGETDAVVHEAKEILKSADAVVYGSPVYYASPSGEMLMFLDRLYGLAEAELLFKPAATVASARRAGTSATLDALNKYPAFAQQPLVASRYWNMVHGSSPEDVLKDEEGVQIMRELGRNMAWLLKSIEAGKQAGVSQPVAEKKVFTNFIR
- a CDS encoding sugar O-acetyltransferase, which encodes MTEKEKMLAGELYDPSDAELVRLRQTAHSLCRQYNNLDETDDERESILDKLFVKREPGVYLQGPIFFDYGVNTQIGENTYANFNFTVLDCAPVTIGKNVFFGPNVAIYTPLHPLRWQERNMFKKPDGTLTDNEYAKPITIGNNCWIAGNVTICAGVTIGEGSVIGAGSVVTRDIPAGVVAVGNPCRVLKKVE
- a CDS encoding cation diffusion facilitator family transporter, with amino-acid sequence MNETENRQKVIVRTSIIGIAANIVLSAFKAFVGFATNSIAVTLDAVNNLSDALSSVITIVGAKLSNKLPDKKHPLGYGRIEYLSAMVVAAIVLYAGGTSAVESVKKIIHPEAADYSTVSLVIIASAVVVKLVLGKFVKSQGERVNSGALVASGADALFDAILSLSVLASAIVFVLTEISLEAYVGLVISGFIIKSGIGMLIETLDDILGKRADGDLVKKIKKLLTEEPQVHGAYDVILNNYGPDKFLGSVHLELPDTMTVEELDELTRRVQARVHKETGVLLTGVGVYSYNTKNDKSAEIRSNILKLVKAHEWALQLHGFYVNFEEKAIRFDVVMNFEIKPQEGLDILYKEIGEAYPGYDLHINADIDAS